From one Butyricimonas faecihominis genomic stretch:
- a CDS encoding ABC transporter ATP-binding protein: MADDCVIRVTGLKKSFPKGKEVLHVLKGINMEIRPGEVIGYLGSNGAGKSTTVKIMCGLLEDFEGKVDVLGYDVRENDIEVKKRIGYIPENAVMYEHLTPMEYLEFIGAMYGLDQKEVNRKADELLSLFEMRENRDERMVNFSKGMKQKVHIISGLLHNPEVIFMDEPLNGLDANAVIIVKEVIARLAKEGKTIFYCSHLMDVVEKIASRVILINEGTIIANGSVRELMEEAETSSLEGLFTKLIGATGQSEKAEQIVNAFENRES, from the coding sequence ATGGCAGATGATTGCGTGATCCGGGTGACCGGTCTGAAAAAGAGTTTTCCCAAGGGGAAAGAGGTTTTACACGTGTTGAAGGGTATCAATATGGAGATCCGGCCGGGAGAGGTGATCGGTTACCTTGGGAGTAACGGGGCGGGGAAGTCCACGACTGTGAAGATTATGTGCGGGTTACTGGAGGATTTTGAAGGGAAGGTGGACGTGTTGGGGTATGATGTTCGGGAAAATGATATAGAGGTAAAGAAACGGATCGGGTATATCCCGGAGAATGCCGTGATGTACGAGCATTTGACCCCGATGGAGTATTTGGAGTTTATTGGAGCCATGTACGGGCTGGACCAGAAGGAGGTGAACCGGAAGGCTGACGAGTTGCTCTCGTTGTTCGAGATGAGGGAGAACCGGGACGAGAGAATGGTGAATTTCTCGAAGGGGATGAAACAGAAGGTGCATATTATTTCGGGATTGCTGCATAACCCGGAAGTGATTTTCATGGATGAACCTTTGAACGGGTTGGATGCTAATGCGGTGATTATCGTGAAGGAGGTCATTGCTCGCTTGGCGAAAGAGGGGAAAACGATCTTTTATTGCTCACATTTGATGGATGTGGTGGAGAAAATAGCCAGTCGGGTGATTTTGATTAATGAAGGTACGATTATCGCTAACGGTTCGGTTCGGGAGTTGATGGAGGAGGCCGAAACGAGTTCTTTGGAGGGATTGTTCACGAAGTTAATAGGAGCCACGGGGCAGTCGGAGAAAGCGGAACAGATTGTAAACGCTTTTGAAAACAGGGAGTCATGA